One part of the Chryseobacterium mulctrae genome encodes these proteins:
- the pafA gene encoding alkaline phosphatase PafA produces MFRKISIAAAALLSVITINAQKNKNNQVDRPKLVVGLVIDQMRWDYLYRYYSKYGNDGFKRLLNKGYSLNNVHIPYVPTVTALGHTSIYTGSVPAIHGIAGNDWTDKETGKNVYCTTDENVQPVGTTNVKVGSHSPKNLWSTTVTDELRLATNFQGKVVGVSLKDRASILPAGHTPNGAYWFDDSTGDFITSTYYMNDLPQWVKSFNSQNLPDQLVANGWNTLLPIDQYTESSPDNSPWEGLLGSSKTPVFPYSNLAEDYKTKKDNIRYTPFGNTLTLKLAEASVEGENLGADEVTDILAINLASTDYAGHKFGPNSIEVEDVYLRLDQDLAQFFKYLDGKVGKNQYTVFVSADHGGAHSVGFLKEHKINTGFFGEGMEKSLNEKLKSKFGVDKLINGVDNYQIYFDRKLMTDNKLELEDIKEFAIKELEKDPTVLYAVSTTEVQEATIPEPIKQRIINGINRQRSGDIQLISHDSMLPPYSKTGTTHSVWNSYDAHIPLIFMGWGIKHGESNKQYHMTDIAPTVSALLHIQFPSGNVGNPITEVIGR; encoded by the coding sequence ATGTTTAGGAAAATTTCAATTGCTGCAGCTGCATTGCTGTCTGTAATTACAATCAATGCTCAGAAAAATAAAAACAATCAGGTTGATAGACCCAAATTGGTAGTAGGTTTGGTCATCGATCAGATGAGGTGGGATTATCTTTACCGATATTACAGCAAATACGGAAATGATGGTTTCAAAAGACTTTTAAATAAAGGATATTCTTTAAATAACGTACATATTCCTTATGTTCCTACAGTAACAGCTTTGGGGCATACATCTATTTATACAGGATCGGTTCCTGCGATTCACGGAATTGCCGGAAATGATTGGACAGACAAAGAAACCGGTAAAAATGTGTACTGTACAACTGATGAGAACGTACAGCCTGTTGGTACAACCAATGTAAAAGTAGGAAGTCATTCTCCGAAAAATCTTTGGTCTACAACCGTTACAGACGAACTGAGATTAGCAACCAATTTTCAGGGTAAAGTAGTTGGAGTTTCTTTGAAAGACAGAGCTTCAATTCTTCCGGCTGGTCATACTCCAAATGGAGCGTATTGGTTTGACGATTCTACCGGAGATTTTATTACGAGTACTTATTATATGAATGATTTGCCTCAATGGGTAAAGTCTTTCAATTCTCAAAATCTTCCTGACCAGTTGGTTGCAAACGGTTGGAATACTTTATTACCGATCGATCAATATACAGAAAGTTCGCCAGACAATTCTCCTTGGGAAGGGCTTTTAGGAAGTTCAAAAACTCCTGTTTTCCCCTACAGTAATTTGGCTGAAGATTATAAAACTAAAAAAGACAACATCCGTTACACGCCTTTTGGAAATACTTTAACGTTGAAATTAGCTGAAGCTTCTGTGGAGGGTGAAAATTTAGGAGCTGATGAAGTGACTGATATTTTAGCCATCAATTTAGCTTCCACAGATTATGCAGGACATAAATTTGGCCCGAATTCTATAGAAGTAGAAGATGTTTACCTGAGATTAGATCAGGATTTAGCTCAATTTTTCAAATATTTGGACGGAAAAGTTGGGAAGAATCAATACACCGTTTTTGTTTCGGCAGATCACGGTGGAGCGCATTCTGTAGGTTTCCTGAAAGAACATAAAATCAACACAGGATTTTTTGGTGAAGGAATGGAAAAAAGTTTAAATGAAAAACTGAAATCTAAGTTTGGAGTTGATAAATTAATTAACGGAGTAGATAATTACCAAATTTATTTCGACAGAAAATTAATGACCGATAATAAGCTTGAGCTAGAAGATATTAAAGAATTTGCAATTAAAGAATTGGAAAAAGATCCGACAGTTTTATATGCCGTTTCTACAACAGAAGTACAGGAAGCGACAATTCCTGAACCAATCAAACAAAGAATTATCAACGGAATCAACAGACAGAGAAGTGGTGATATTCAACTGATTTCTCATGATTCTATGCTTCCTCCATACTCAAAAACAGGAACTACACACAGTGTTTGGAATTCTTACGATGCACACATTCCTTTGATTTTTATGGGGTGGGGAATTAAACATGGTGAAAGCAACAAACAATATCATATGACCGATATTGCTCCGACGGTTTCAGCATTGTTGCATATTCAGTTTCCAAGTGGAAATGTGGGTAATCCAATTACTGAGGTTATTGGAAGATAA
- a CDS encoding barstar family protein encodes MSTIYIDFTEIGDYEDFYTQLKEKIKLPEHFGDNLDALSDVISGELEMPLHIEFVNLSVDQLELFEDLLITLEDAEDEVEDFTFTYFLEQYEDEEEEIDEQ; translated from the coding sequence ATGAGCACAATATACATTGACTTTACAGAAATCGGAGATTACGAAGATTTTTATACCCAACTTAAAGAAAAGATAAAACTTCCGGAACATTTCGGAGATAATCTGGATGCACTTTCAGATGTAATTTCTGGTGAATTGGAAATGCCGCTTCACATAGAGTTTGTGAATTTGAGCGTCGATCAGCTTGAACTATTTGAAGATCTTTTGATTACTTTGGAAGATGCTGAAGATGAAGTTGAAGATTTTACTTTTACTTATTTTCTTGAGCAGTATGAAGATGAAGAGGAGGAAATTGACGAGCAATAA
- a CDS encoding ribonuclease domain-containing protein translates to MNPKIRSLFFACLGLLFGMSVMYIYNNFIAEKKAPAKTEKISEASVNQSDKQSIDELTNENTVINYVKQNHKLPDYYITKNEAKKLGWNPSQGNLCEVLPGKAIGGDYFGNREGKLPKDEKYFEADVNYSCGNRNSDRIVFTKNGEVYLTKDHYKSFEKK, encoded by the coding sequence ATGAATCCTAAAATCCGCTCACTTTTTTTTGCCTGTCTCGGACTTCTTTTCGGAATGTCTGTGATGTATATTTATAACAATTTTATTGCAGAGAAAAAAGCACCAGCCAAAACCGAAAAAATTTCAGAAGCATCAGTAAATCAGTCTGACAAACAATCTATTGATGAACTTACTAATGAAAATACCGTGATTAATTATGTAAAGCAAAATCATAAACTTCCGGATTATTACATCACGAAAAATGAAGCTAAAAAGCTGGGTTGGAACCCTTCTCAGGGAAACCTTTGTGAAGTTTTGCCCGGAAAAGCAATTGGTGGAGATTATTTTGGAAACCGAGAAGGCAAACTTCCAAAAGATGAAAAATATTTTGAAGCTGATGTTAATTACAGCTGCGGAAATAGAAATAGTGACCGAATTGTTTTTACTAAAAACGGTGAAGTTTATTTAACTAAAGATCATTATAAAAGTTTTGAGAAGAAATAA